Proteins from a single region of Sporosarcina sp. P33:
- the cobD gene encoding threonine-phosphate decarboxylase CobD has product MQLPEHGANSKRLYASLNIPMPDHVLDFSENCNPAGPPPSVADAWPDLLATLAGYPDPDGQPFLSAIAAYHHTEEQQVLVGNGAAEILSLLAGRYEGKRVIVINPTFSEYRATLEANGAEVVQLQAVEADHFQLPMEQILKALPEADAIYLCTPNNPTGLLPSTDVLWTIIKAAEQSETDIVLDEAFIDFVDENRSFIRYAASCPRLMVVRSMTKMYAIPGIRLGYLIAHPRRIEALKRRASHWHVNGIAAEIGVLCLQEEAYRRQAIEHARQERLKMKEFLHSHGCEVIDSAANYLVMKPICDANLLYRELLAQGMILRHSENFKGMDGRWLRIGMKSETMMKRLREAMETWFKEH; this is encoded by the coding sequence ATGCAATTACCTGAACACGGCGCAAACAGTAAAAGACTGTATGCGTCGTTGAATATCCCGATGCCCGATCACGTTCTCGATTTCAGCGAGAACTGCAATCCCGCAGGACCTCCGCCATCTGTAGCGGACGCGTGGCCTGACTTGCTGGCAACACTTGCCGGATATCCTGATCCGGACGGGCAGCCATTTTTATCCGCCATTGCCGCCTATCATCATACAGAAGAGCAACAGGTTCTCGTCGGCAACGGGGCGGCCGAAATACTGTCGCTGCTCGCAGGACGCTATGAAGGCAAACGTGTCATCGTAATCAATCCGACTTTTTCTGAATATAGGGCTACGCTGGAAGCGAACGGGGCAGAAGTGGTGCAGCTTCAGGCTGTCGAAGCTGATCATTTCCAGCTGCCCATGGAGCAGATTCTGAAAGCGCTGCCGGAAGCAGATGCAATTTATTTGTGCACGCCGAATAATCCGACGGGGCTGCTGCCGTCAACAGACGTATTATGGACGATCATCAAGGCAGCTGAACAGAGTGAGACAGATATCGTGCTTGACGAAGCTTTCATTGACTTTGTGGATGAAAACCGCTCATTTATCAGGTACGCCGCAAGCTGTCCCCGCCTGATGGTCGTCCGCTCGATGACGAAAATGTATGCAATTCCCGGCATTCGGTTAGGTTATTTAATTGCACATCCCAGACGGATTGAAGCCTTAAAACGCCGAGCCTCTCATTGGCATGTCAATGGAATCGCTGCGGAAATCGGTGTGCTGTGTCTGCAGGAAGAGGCATATCGGCGCCAGGCAATCGAGCATGCAAGGCAAGAGCGTCTGAAGATGAAGGAGTTTTTACATTCGCACGGCTGTGAAGTGATTGATTCCGCCGCTAATTATTTGGTCATGAAACCAATATGCGACGCCAATCTGCTGTACCGGGAGTTATTGGCCCAAGGAATGATCTTGCGCCACTCTGAAAACTTCAAGGGCATGGACGGACGCTGGCTGCGAATTGGAATGAAATCCGAAACGATGATGAAAAGGCTGCGGGAGGCGATGGAGACTTGGTTCAAGGAACACTGA
- a CDS encoding bifunctional adenosylcobinamide kinase/adenosylcobinamide-phosphate guanylyltransferase, giving the protein MVQGTLTFISGGVRSGKSAYAEHLLVNQAAGRLVYIASGKATDAEMKQRIDKHKEDRRHANWQTIEQPVNLHEVLPLLRSGDLVLWDCLTTWLANELYEGFEEGRPCVHRPGCLEQKQQRLLHTIRQMKEIVSQLVIVSNEVLDEWPQYEEETELYRQTIGRLHQNIVEIADTAIEMDHGIPIVWKGAPLL; this is encoded by the coding sequence TTGGTTCAAGGAACACTGACATTTATCAGCGGCGGGGTGCGAAGCGGGAAAAGTGCCTACGCGGAGCATCTGCTCGTTAATCAGGCAGCTGGCCGCCTCGTCTATATCGCATCCGGTAAAGCGACCGATGCGGAGATGAAACAAAGGATCGACAAGCACAAGGAAGACCGCCGCCATGCAAACTGGCAGACGATCGAGCAGCCCGTAAATCTTCATGAAGTTCTGCCGTTACTGCGTTCCGGTGACCTTGTGCTATGGGATTGTCTGACAACGTGGCTGGCAAATGAGCTGTACGAAGGATTTGAAGAAGGCCGCCCCTGTGTGCACCGCCCGGGGTGTCTGGAGCAGAAGCAGCAGCGCTTATTACATACCATCAGACAAATGAAAGAAATTGTCAGCCAACTCGTAATTGTTTCCAATGAAGTACTCGACGAATGGCCGCAGTACGAAGAGGAGACCGAGCTGTACCGGCAGACAATCGGCAGGCTGCATCAAAACATCGTAGAAATAGCGGACACAGCCATCGAAATGGATCATGGCATTCCGATTGTCTGGAAAGGGGCGCCTCTATTATGA
- a CDS encoding cobyric acid synthase: MKGLMVVGTASDVGKTMICTALCRLLANEGVHVAPFKSQNMSGFTETLPDGREISRSQLQQAEAARTEPVAEMNPILMKPGANLQADVLFMGIPAGGTDGHVFREKWFDKGFDAIRQALNYLSNQYDALIMEGAGSTAEVNLMDRELTNMRVAELADVPVLLVSDISKGGAFASVIGTLQLLSEERRSRVKAIIINKFYGDASYFEEGVAFIEQYTGIPVAGVIPVLENHGIPEEDMDRRTQPAAAGVDVYEQWADHVKKHINWPLIQSILA; the protein is encoded by the coding sequence ATGAAAGGTTTAATGGTTGTCGGCACTGCGTCAGACGTCGGCAAAACGATGATCTGCACCGCGTTATGCAGGCTGCTTGCGAATGAAGGTGTCCATGTAGCACCTTTTAAATCGCAAAACATGTCAGGCTTCACCGAAACATTGCCGGACGGCCGTGAAATCAGCCGGTCGCAGCTGCAGCAGGCAGAAGCCGCGCGAACAGAACCGGTTGCCGAAATGAACCCCATTTTAATGAAACCTGGAGCGAATTTACAGGCTGACGTATTATTCATGGGTATTCCGGCAGGCGGGACAGACGGGCACGTATTTCGTGAAAAGTGGTTCGATAAGGGATTCGATGCCATTCGGCAGGCGCTTAATTATCTGTCCAATCAGTACGATGCGCTCATTATGGAAGGGGCGGGGAGTACCGCGGAAGTCAATCTGATGGACCGTGAACTGACAAATATGCGTGTGGCGGAATTAGCCGATGTGCCTGTCCTGCTCGTGTCAGATATTTCAAAAGGCGGCGCGTTCGCATCGGTCATTGGTACGCTGCAGCTGCTGTCAGAAGAGAGGCGCAGCCGCGTCAAAGCAATAATTATCAATAAATTTTACGGCGATGCTTCGTATTTTGAAGAAGGTGTCGCATTCATTGAACAATACACAGGCATCCCGGTCGCAGGTGTCATTCCGGTGCTGGAGAACCACGGAATTCCGGAAGAAGACATGGACCGCAGAACACAGCCCGCGGCGGCTGGGGTTGATGTCTATGAACAATGGGCAGACCATGTGAAAAAGCATATCAACTGGCCGTTGATTCAATCCATTTTGGCGTAA
- a CDS encoding adenosylcobinamide-GDP ribazoletransferase: MNSILLALQFFTSFPVNKELPLGKKEVSGMYIALPFAGGGIGLLLAGAAYITGDFNSFLAAVLILLTGLIATGGLHADGFADLGDAFFSYQDREKRLKIMGDPQLGAFGTLSLLILLGLKIGIFMEILQLANGWVLLVAVPVLSRAALVVYFTRTKTAKSSGIAHFFQQNFLRGPMLFASFAVSAVTIIFVSVYYQSFLLIPVMLLVMTLSVWLYKRWTVKHFGGATGDLCGAFIEGMEVLLWLVLIVYFSFGI; the protein is encoded by the coding sequence ATGAATAGCATTTTATTAGCGCTCCAGTTTTTCACGTCTTTTCCTGTCAATAAAGAACTGCCGCTCGGGAAGAAAGAAGTGTCCGGCATGTACATCGCGCTGCCGTTCGCAGGCGGCGGAATCGGTTTGCTGCTGGCGGGCGCTGCGTATATCACGGGCGATTTCAACAGCTTTCTTGCAGCGGTACTTATTTTGCTGACAGGACTCATCGCAACAGGCGGCCTGCATGCGGACGGTTTTGCAGATCTCGGTGATGCATTCTTTTCTTATCAGGACCGGGAAAAACGTTTGAAGATTATGGGAGATCCGCAGCTCGGCGCATTCGGCACCTTGTCCTTGCTCATTTTGCTTGGCCTGAAAATCGGTATTTTTATGGAGATTCTTCAGCTGGCAAATGGCTGGGTATTACTCGTTGCGGTACCGGTTTTATCACGCGCTGCGCTAGTCGTCTACTTCACACGGACAAAAACAGCGAAATCAAGCGGAATTGCGCATTTCTTTCAACAGAACTTTCTGCGGGGGCCTATGCTGTTCGCTTCATTTGCTGTCAGTGCAGTGACAATCATTTTTGTAAGCGTGTACTATCAGTCATTTCTTCTCATTCCTGTCATGCTGCTCGTCATGACTTTGTCTGTCTGGCTCTATAAACGGTGGACCGTCAAACATTTCGGCGGCGCCACGGGAGATCTGTGCGGTGCATTTATTGAAGGAATGGAGGTGCTGCTATGGCTCGTCCTTATCGTTTATTTCTCGTTCGGCATTTAA
- a CDS encoding histidine phosphatase family protein yields MARPYRLFLVRHLKTAANESRQYCGWTDSELASADGEAVEFPVAVRHVFGSDLSRTRQTASIYFPQAEYTADARLRECSFGDFEGQTYEQLQHDPDYRNWLDDPWHVPPRNGETLKQVKARVLNALSELPNEAVAVTHGGVIRVVLDTFAPLSRSFWEWNVPNGSIWQLEWADEQEMKEGKRCTSLSEVPITAKRTM; encoded by the coding sequence ATGGCTCGTCCTTATCGTTTATTTCTCGTTCGGCATTTAAAGACGGCTGCGAATGAAAGCAGGCAATATTGCGGCTGGACGGATAGTGAGCTCGCATCTGCTGATGGAGAGGCTGTTGAATTCCCGGTTGCTGTCCGCCATGTGTTCGGCAGTGATCTGAGCAGAACACGCCAGACCGCTTCGATTTATTTTCCGCAGGCAGAGTACACGGCGGATGCTCGTTTACGCGAGTGCAGCTTCGGGGATTTTGAAGGGCAGACATATGAGCAATTACAACATGACCCAGACTATCGAAACTGGCTGGATGATCCGTGGCACGTACCGCCGCGCAACGGGGAAACGCTCAAACAAGTGAAAGCCCGTGTGCTAAACGCGCTGTCCGAACTGCCGAATGAAGCAGTGGCGGTGACGCACGGCGGCGTGATCCGCGTAGTGCTGGATACATTCGCTCCGCTCAGCCGGTCATTTTGGGAGTGGAACGTACCGAACGGCTCGATCTGGCAGCTCGAATGGGCAGACGAGCAGGAAATGAAGGAGGGGAAGCGATGCACGTCTTTATCGGAGGTGCCTATAACGGCAAAACGGACTATGTAA
- a CDS encoding bifunctional adenosylcobinamide kinase/adenosylcobinamide-phosphate guanylyltransferase, with amino-acid sequence MHVFIGGAYNGKTDYVRRWVGDTAACFCTMETTASAAPGECLVITGLHEWLMNTALTETEASQAVRDVSGPDTVFILTEIGRGIVPLDAGQRELRDRCGRLYQQLFAEATGVTRIWYGIPHTIKGVK; translated from the coding sequence ATGCACGTCTTTATCGGAGGTGCCTATAACGGCAAAACGGACTATGTAAGACGTTGGGTTGGCGATACGGCTGCATGTTTCTGTACAATGGAGACAACAGCATCCGCAGCTCCCGGCGAATGTCTTGTCATTACGGGTTTGCATGAATGGCTGATGAATACTGCATTGACCGAAACAGAAGCAAGTCAGGCCGTGCGTGATGTCAGCGGCCCTGACACGGTTTTCATTTTGACAGAGATCGGCCGCGGCATCGTCCCATTAGATGCCGGACAGCGTGAACTGCGCGACCGGTGCGGCCGTCTGTATCAGCAATTATTTGCTGAGGCGACAGGCGTTACGAGAATTTGGTATGGCATTCCCCACACAATAAAAGGAGTGAAGTGA
- a CDS encoding cob(I)yrinic acid a,c-diamide adenosyltransferase, which produces MKIYTKTGDKGTTSLIGGRVAKDDLRVEAYGTIDELNSFIGKAMTELEKEKFADILTDLETIQNELFDGGGDLANVMKERHYKLDEEPITVLEQRIDKLMEEAPELERFILPGGSPAAATLHIARTVTRRAERVTVTLMNAADDVSPVVGRYLNRLSDYLFVAARIVNARLGIPDNEYVRSAKVFRTNDKKDK; this is translated from the coding sequence TTGAAAATCTACACAAAGACAGGCGATAAAGGCACAACCAGTTTGATCGGCGGGCGCGTGGCGAAAGATGACTTGCGCGTAGAAGCGTACGGCACAATCGATGAACTGAATTCATTCATCGGCAAAGCAATGACAGAGCTGGAAAAAGAAAAGTTTGCAGATATCCTGACTGACCTCGAAACCATTCAAAATGAATTATTTGACGGCGGCGGCGACTTGGCAAACGTCATGAAAGAGCGTCACTATAAGCTGGATGAAGAGCCTATAACCGTTCTGGAACAGCGGATTGACAAATTAATGGAAGAAGCCCCCGAATTGGAACGGTTCATCCTCCCGGGCGGTTCACCTGCCGCTGCGACTTTACACATCGCACGCACCGTCACACGCCGCGCTGAACGCGTTACAGTAACACTGATGAACGCAGCCGACGACGTATCACCGGTGGTGGGCCGATACTTAAACCGCTTATCGGACTACTTATTCGTAGCAGCACGCATCGTCAACGCGCGCCTCGGGATTCCCGACAATGAATACGTCCGCAGCGCAAAAGTATTCCGCACGAACGACAAAAAAGACAAGTGA
- a CDS encoding transposase has protein sequence MKKHRSPEYKRYLSKLVVEEGRKTTELSYETGVPVSTIRRWAATYRKELKDQYKEEGLETFSDMEKKLREAEKAMKDLQEENEILKKAMHVFAKDQA, from the coding sequence ATGAAAAAACATCGCTCACCAGAATACAAACGGTATCTCAGTAAGTTGGTAGTGGAAGAAGGCAGAAAAACCACGGAGCTTTCTTACGAAACCGGCGTACCTGTCAGTACAATTAGACGCTGGGCGGCAACTTATCGGAAAGAGTTGAAAGATCAGTATAAAGAAGAAGGTTTAGAAACGTTTTCCGACATGGAAAAGAAGCTAAGGGAAGCCGAAAAAGCTATGAAGGATCTGCAGGAGGAAAATGAAATCTTAAAAAAGGCTATGCATGTCTTCGCGAAAGACCAGGCGTAA
- a CDS encoding IS3 family transposase, whose protein sequence is MEKHQGVYCVTKMCRVLGVSRSGYYEWRRRPLTKEWQERQEYREAVKQDISISYHQSHGIYGSPRIHGDLLALGYTLSESYVASLMREMGYSAKFPKRFVNTTDSDHGQPIYPNLLNRQFNVEVINTVWVTDITYIYTLDGWLYLASVMDLYSRRIVGYSLGESLKAELVVSALQKALVCRQPPKGFLHHSDRGSQYCSKEYIPLLEEHNAQISMSRKADPYDNACIESFHATTKKELIYRWGKIGREQAKQEIISYIDGFYNLRRRHSKLGYLSPIEFELQERERDQKNRAEESLVL, encoded by the coding sequence ATTGAAAAGCATCAAGGCGTGTACTGCGTGACGAAGATGTGCAGGGTACTGGGTGTCTCTCGAAGTGGCTATTATGAGTGGAGACGGCGACCGCTGACCAAGGAATGGCAGGAGCGGCAGGAGTATAGAGAAGCGGTGAAACAGGATATTTCAATCTCTTACCATCAAAGCCACGGTATTTACGGCAGTCCTCGGATCCATGGAGATTTATTGGCGTTGGGATATACGCTGAGCGAGAGCTATGTCGCTTCTTTAATGCGTGAAATGGGCTATTCAGCAAAATTTCCTAAACGGTTTGTGAACACGACGGACTCCGACCACGGGCAACCGATTTACCCTAATTTACTGAATCGTCAATTCAATGTAGAAGTGATAAATACCGTGTGGGTGACGGACATCACGTATATTTACACGCTGGACGGCTGGTTGTATTTGGCGAGTGTAATGGACCTGTATTCACGCCGTATTGTAGGCTACAGTCTAGGAGAGTCATTGAAAGCTGAGCTGGTGGTCTCAGCGTTACAGAAGGCGTTGGTCTGCAGACAGCCGCCAAAAGGTTTTCTGCATCATTCGGACAGAGGAAGCCAGTACTGTTCAAAAGAGTATATCCCGCTCCTTGAGGAGCATAACGCGCAAATCAGTATGAGCAGGAAAGCAGATCCATATGACAATGCCTGTATCGAGTCATTCCACGCAACCACTAAGAAGGAATTGATTTACCGCTGGGGCAAGATCGGGCGCGAACAAGCCAAGCAAGAGATTATCTCGTACATTGACGGGTTCTACAATTTGCGAAGAAGGCATTCAAAATTGGGATATCTGTCACCCATTGAATTTGAGCTGCAAGAACGTGAGCGCGATCAGAAAAATAGAGCAGAAGAGTCGCTTGTTTTGTGA
- a CDS encoding iron-containing alcohol dehydrogenase — protein sequence MYRLYARLFQKSFKAGMNFLPWREPELLQGLGSLEGLAGKVKSLGIGSVLIVTDRDIAKLGLMDVLLVGLNSLGINYLVYDKTVPNPTIHNIEEARSLYLANECEALIAFGGGSPIDCAKAVGARIARPQKKIPQLKGQLHVRRRIPVLFAVPTTAGTGSEATLAAVVTNSETHEKYAINDTSLIPHYAVLDPLLTVKLPKAITAATGMDALTHAVEAYIGRSNTKETREDSREAVQLVFTNLFEAYRNGGNLSSRANMQRASYLAGKAFTRAYVGNVHAIAHTLGGFYQMPHGLANAIILPHVLEYYGECVYEPLSELADLIGITSRTDTKRMKAEKFISEIRALNRAMNIPDRVNGIVQEDIPLMVKRASAEANPLYPVPKILSRKEFSELYDVIRV from the coding sequence ATGTATCGGTTATATGCGCGGCTGTTTCAGAAAAGTTTTAAGGCGGGAATGAATTTTCTGCCTTGGCGGGAGCCCGAACTGCTGCAAGGGCTGGGGAGTCTGGAAGGCCTAGCCGGAAAAGTAAAAAGTTTAGGGATTGGCAGTGTCCTGATTGTGACAGACCGCGATATCGCGAAGCTCGGTCTGATGGATGTATTGCTGGTCGGGCTGAATTCACTTGGCATCAACTATCTGGTCTATGACAAAACGGTGCCGAACCCGACCATTCACAATATCGAGGAAGCGCGCAGTCTGTATCTCGCGAATGAATGCGAAGCGCTGATTGCGTTTGGCGGAGGTTCTCCGATCGACTGTGCAAAAGCGGTCGGTGCCCGGATTGCAAGGCCACAGAAAAAGATTCCTCAATTGAAAGGCCAGCTGCATGTCCGCAGACGGATCCCTGTGCTTTTTGCGGTGCCGACGACTGCGGGCACCGGCAGTGAAGCGACGCTCGCAGCGGTAGTGACGAACAGTGAGACGCATGAAAAATATGCGATTAATGATACGTCGCTGATTCCCCATTACGCTGTCCTTGATCCCTTGCTGACCGTGAAACTGCCGAAAGCGATAACCGCGGCAACTGGCATGGATGCGCTGACGCACGCAGTGGAAGCGTATATCGGCAGAAGCAATACGAAGGAAACGCGGGAAGACAGCCGCGAAGCCGTGCAGCTCGTGTTCACGAATTTATTCGAAGCTTACCGCAATGGAGGGAATTTATCGTCGCGGGCGAATATGCAGCGGGCTTCCTATCTGGCCGGCAAAGCATTCACACGCGCCTATGTAGGAAATGTGCACGCCATCGCACACACGCTCGGCGGGTTTTATCAAATGCCGCACGGACTCGCGAATGCGATTATTTTACCGCATGTACTGGAATACTATGGCGAATGTGTATACGAACCCCTTTCCGAGCTGGCGGATTTGATCGGAATCACCAGCCGTACTGACACGAAGCGGATGAAGGCAGAGAAATTCATCAGTGAAATTCGGGCACTGAACCGCGCGATGAATATTCCTGACCGGGTGAACGGGATTGTTCAGGAGGATATTCCGCTGATGGTGAAGCGGGCATCGGCGGAAGCGAATCCGCTGTATCCCGTGCCGAAGATTTTAAGCAGAAAAGAATTTTCGGAGCTGTATGATGTAATTCGGGTGTGA